From Streptomyces sp. SCSIO 75703:
CGGCCGACGCGGACCGGGAGCGTGCGTCGTGAGCCGCCCGGTGCGCGCGCTGTCCGGCGCCGCGCTGATCGGAGCCGCGGGAGGTCTGCGCAGTACGTGGGGTGCGGCGGCCCTCTCCTGGACGGCCGGGGCCGCCGCCGGGCCGCCGGGGGAACCGCCCTGGCTCGCGCGGCCCGCAGCGCGGGGGCTGCTGCTGGCCGCCGCGGCGGGCGAGTTCGTGGCGGACAAGAACCCTGCCACCCCGAGCCGCCTCCAACCCGCCGGGCTGGTCCCGCGCCTCGTCTTCGGGGCACTCACCGGGGCCGCCGTCGCCCTGCGGCACGGCCCGCCGGCGACCCCGACGGACCCGGAGCCGCCGCTGTCCCCGGTCGCCGGGGCGGTGGGGGCGGGCGCGGCGCTGGCGGCGGCGCTGGCGGGAGCCCGCTGGCGCACCACGGGTCCCCGGCGCCGGCGCTCGGCCGCTCCGGTGGCCGCCGCCGTCGAGGACGTGGTCGCCGCGGCCCTGGCGCTGGCCGCCTGTGCCCTGTGCACCCCCGGCACCCCCGCGCGCCACTTCGGGCCCGACGAGGAGACGGCCCGGCCGCCGAGCGGGGACGGCGCTCCCGGCGACATGGCGGACTGACGGCCGGCGCACCGCTCCCCCGAGGAAGGACGATGTCCCCATGCGGCACGACGAGATGATCGGGAAGGTCCAGTCGCTGGCCCGGCTGCCGGGCCGGGGCCCGGCCGAACGGGCAACACTGGCCGTGCTGACGACACTCTCGGAGCGGCTCCCCTCGGGGCTCGCCGGTCACGTGGCGGCTCAACTGCCGCCGGAACTGGCCGCGCCGATGCGGCAGGCGGCGGACTCCCCCGGCGACGGGCACGATCGGCCCGCCTCGGGCCGGTTCGGGCTGACCACGTTCGCCGGACGGGTGGCCGGCCGGGCCGGCACGGACGAGGACGCGGCCGTGCGCGAGTCCGCCGCCGTCCTGGAGGTACTCGACGCCGCGGTCTCCCCGGAGTTGATGGAGAAGGTGGCCGGGGCCCTGCCCACCGACATCCGCGAGTTGCTGCCCGTGGGCCGCGCGAGGGACGACACGGGCTGAGCGGCGCGGGCGCCGCGCGGAGGTCCGACCGGGCCCCGTGCTCCCGCCCGCGCCGTGAGCCGGTACGCTCCCCGCGCCCGCGCGGTGCCCGGCGGCGGCGCCGGGGCAGGGCGGAGCCGGGCCGCGGGCTGCGCCCCCCGCGCCCCCTCCGCCGGCACGCCGAGGACCGGCCGGTCCTCCGGACATGCCGGAACCGGCCGTACAGGCCAGGCCGTCGCTCCGCACCGACCGTCCCGCTCCGCCCCTTTCCGGCGTGTCGTCGTCCGTCCCGCGCCCGCCGTGGCGCCCGCTCCCGTCGGCGGCGTCTCAGGCCGCGTGGGCCCACCGCTGGGCCGCGCGCGCGGACGCCGCCGTGGGTATCTCGGTGGCCCGCACCCGGTAGGTCGTCCTGGAGGGATCGGTGACCGGTTCGCCCAGCTCTATCCGCCCGGTGGCGTACAGCGCGTCGCACTCGGCGGTGGGCAGGGCGACGTAGCAGCCGCCCCGGCCGGTGGCCGAGTCCAGGGGGCGCCAGTACCCGTACCGCCGCCGGCCACTGGTGTGGACGGTGGCGAAGACCGGGGTGCGGCGGTCGGCGACTATCTGCAACACGGCGGTGGCGACCGGACCGAGCGGCGGGTACGGGCGCGCGCCGGACACACGCGGGGGAAGCTCTGCGGTGAGGGGCATCAGCGGGGCCTTTCCAGGGACAGGGACATGAGAGCACCTACCCGGTCCGCCCGGGAATGATCTCTCGTCACGGCATTCTTCCGTACGGCAGGGACAACCGGCTACGTCCGAGGTCTTGCCGAGAAGAAGCCTCATCACTTAAATCACACCTTGAACTAAGCCACACCGCAGTCGCGTTGGGGTTTCGGATCATCCGTCACCCCATCATCCCACCCCACCTGGCAGAAAGCCGGTCGCATGAGACATCGCATGAGACTCAGAGCCCTGGGTGTCGCGCTCGCCGCCACGGCGGCGCTCGTCGCCCTCCCCTCCCCGTCCCCGGCCACCGCCGCCGAGACCCCGCTGTCGCAGGGCCGTCCGGCGACCTCCTCGTCGGCCGAGAACGCCGGCACCCCCGCCTCCGCCGCCGTCGACGGCGACCTGTCCACCCGCTGGTCCTCCGCCCCGTTAGACGACCAGTGGCTCCAGGTCGACCTGGGCGCGACAGCCTCCGTCACCCGGGTCGTCCTGGAGTGGGAGGCCGCGTACGGCAAGGACTACACGATCCAGCTCTCGCCGGACGGGAGCACCTGGAGCGACGCCCGCACCGTCACCGGCGGCGACGGCGGCACCGACACCCTGGACGTCTCCGGACAGGGCCGGTACGTGCGGATGCTGGGCGTCCACCGGGCCACCTCATGGGGTTACTCGCTCTGGGAGTTCCAGGTCTTCGGCAGCTTCGGCGGCACCGCGCCCGACGGCTGCGACGCGGCCGACGCCGCGCGCGGCCGGCCCGCCTCCGCCTCCTCCACCGAGAACGCCGGCACCCCGGCCTCCGCCGCCTTCGACGGCGACCCGGCGACCCGCTGGTCCAGCCGGGCATCCGACCCGCAGTGGCTGCGCGTCGACCTCGGCTCGGTACGGGACCTGTGCCGGGTGGACCTCGACTGGGAGGCGGCGTACGGCAAGGACTTCCGGATCGAGGCGTCCTCGGACGGGAACTCCTGGCAGACCCTGCGCGCCGTCACCGGCGCCACCGGCGGCAAGGCCTCCTACGACGTGAGCGGTTCGGGCCGCTACGTGCGGATCCACGGCACCGCGCGCGGCACCGCCTACGGCTACTCGCTCTGGGAGATGGCCGTCCGCACCGGAACCACCGGGACTCCCCCGGTGCAGGGCGGCGGCGACCTGGGGCCGAACGTCATCGTGGTGGACCCCTCGACGCCGGGACTCCAGCAGAAGTTCGACCAGGTCTTCGCCCGGCAGGAGGCGGCCCACTTCGGCTCCGGGCGCTACCAGTTCCTGCTGAAGCCGGGAACCTACCACGACATCAACGCCCAACTCGGCTTCTACACCTCCGTCTCGGGCCTCGGGCTCAACCCGGACGACACGCAGATCAACGGTGACATCACGGTGGACGCGGGCTGGTTCAACGGCAACGCGACCCAGAACTTCTGGCGTTCGGCCGAGAACCTCGCCATCCGGCCGGTCAACGGCACCGACCGCTGGGCGGTGGCGCAGGCCGCGCCCTTCCGCCGCATGCACGTCCAGGGCGGCCTCAACCTGGCGCCCGACGGCTACGGCTGGGCCTCCGGCGGCTACATCGCCGACTCGAAGATCGACGGCACCGTGGGCCCGTACTCGCAACAGCAGTGGTACACGCGCGACAGTGCGGTCGGCGGCTGGACCAACGGCGTCTGGAACATGACCTTCACCGGGGTCCAGGGGGCGCCCGCGACCGACTTCGACACCGGCCCGTACACCACCCTCGACACCACGCCGATCTCGCGCGAGAAGCCGTTCCTGTACCTGGACGGCAGCGAGTACAAGGTGTTCGTGCCCGCCAAGCGGACCCACGCGCGGGGCGTGTCCTGGCCCGCCAACGCGGGCGGCCACTCGCTGCCGCTCAGCCAGTTCTACGTGGTCAAGCCGGGCGCGACGGCGACCACCATCAACGCGGCGCTCGCCCAGGGCCTGCACCTGCTCTTCACCCCGGGCGTCTACCACCTGGACCGCACCATCGAGGTGAACCGGGCCGACACGGTCGTCCTCGGTCTGGGGCTGGCGACGATCGTCCCGGACGGCGGCGTCGACGCCATGCACGTGGCCGACGTCGACGGCGTGCGGCTGGCCGGCTTCCTCATCGACGCCGGACCGGTCAACTCCGACACCCTGCTGCGCATCGGCACGCCCGGCGCGAGCGCCGACCACTCGGCCAACCCGACGAGCATGCAGGACGTGTTCGTCCGGATCGGCGGCGCGGGCCCCGGCCGCGCCACCCACTCCGTCGTGATCGAGAGCGACGACGTGCTCGTCGACCACACCTGGATCTGGCGCGCGGACCACGGCGCGGGCGTCGGCTGGGACACCAACCGGGCCGACTACGGGATGCTCGTCAAGGGCGACGACGTGCTCGTCACGGGGCTGTTCGTGGAGCACTTCAACAAGTACGACGTGGTGTGGAGCGGCGAGCGCGGGCGGACCATCTTCTTCCAGAACGAGAAGGCCTACGACGTCCCGAACGCCGCCGCCGTCACCCACGACGGCATCGTCGGGTACGCGGCCTACAAGGTCGCCGACTCGGTGCAGCGGCACGAGGCGTGGGCGCTGGGCAGCTACTGCAACTTCACCTCGGACCCGTCGATCGTCCAGCACCACGGCTTCCAGGTGCCGGTGAGACCGGGGATCACCATGCGCCACCTGATGGTGATCTCCCTGGGCGGCATGGGCCAGTACGCGCACGTGATCAACGACACGGGCGCCCCCACCTCGGGGCCGGACACCATCCCGTCCAAGGTCACCCGCTTCCCCTGACCTGTCCGTCCGGCGGTAGCGGGCCCGCGCCACGCCCCCGGCCGCCGGACGGGCACCACGGCCGCGTGCGCCCCGGACGGTCCACGGACCTCCCGGGCCCACGGCGCCTCCCCGGGCGCACGCGGGCGGAATCCGCCATTGCCGCCCGGGGCGCACCGGCCGTGCGGCGGGGCACCGCGGTCCGGCGGCCGTGGCGGCGCACCCGCGCCCTGCGGTGCGGGAACGAGCCCCACGCACCGGTTCGTGAACACCCGGTCACACTTCCTCCACAGGGCGGGCACTTCCGGCCGAACCGTTCTCCGGCCCCGCCCGGCGGTGCAGACGGGGTGCCGGGGGCGTGCCTAGTCTCCCGGGCCATGCGATCCTCACGAACGAGACGTCTCGGTCTCGCCACGCTCATCGCGCTCGCCCTCGCCCTGTTCGGCCTGGCGCCCTCCGCGAGCGCCGCCGACCCGGAGCGGGCCGAGCTGACCTTCGCCACCGACACGGCCACGACGCGGCCGGGCGGCACGGTGAACCTGTCGATGACGCTGACCAACCACCACACCTACGACGTCTGGTTCGTGTACCAGACGATCGACCCGACCTGGCTGACCGCCCAGCGCCCCGATCTGTCCTACGCGTTCACCGGGTGCGCGCTGACCACGGCCGGCGGCGCCGTCCCGTGCTCGGGCACCGGGCCCGCCGACCTCGGGGCCAACTACGGCACCACGGTCCCGCCCGGCCAGAGCCGCACCGTGACCCTGACACTGGAGGTCGCCGAGGACTCCGGCTGCAACGGGAGCATCGGCTTCTACTCGTACTACTACGCCGAGTTCAGTGACGGCACGAGTGTGGGCGCCGGGCCGGTGCACACGCCCGAGATCCGCGTGGCCTGCGCCTGACGGCCCCGCCCCGCCCCCCGGGGCGGCCCCGGTGACCTGATCTCGCGCCGGGGCCGGGCGCGCGGGCGAAGCGGTCCGCGCGGGCGGGTCCCCGTGCGGACCGCGGAGTTCCGCGCGCCGCGCCGGCAGACCTCCGCAGGACACGGGCGTACCGGCGGTTTCCGCCCGCGTACACCCGTGGTCCGCGGCCGACCGGAACGGTGCGCTTCGGGCCCGGCCGGACACCTGTGCTTTTTCGTCAAGTTCCGCAGCAGGCACACGAAAGCTCCACACAGACCTCACCATGTGACACGACGAATTCGTCGGCGGCCGCGCGTCTTTGGGGGGCGGCGGGGCCGGCGAGGGGGTGGGCTCCCAGGGGGGCCGGTCCACCCCTGCCCTGGGGGAGGAATCCGACCGCATGAAGCGGACCATGCGCACCGCGGCGCTCACCGCCGCCGCCCTGCTCACCACGCTCGCGGCGCCGGCCGGAACGGCCCACGCCGACGTCCCGGAGCCCCGCGTCGACCTGCGGGTCCTGGTCGTGAGCGACGGCGGGCCCGCCACGGCGGCGATCGCCGCCGAGCTGGAGACCGCGGGTACGCCCTACACGCGGGTCGACCTGGCGGACGCCCGACGGCCCGTGATCGACGCCGGATTCCTCGCCGGCACGACGGAGGGCCGGCCGCACGCCCGGTTCCAGGCCGTCGTCCTGCCCGACGACAACCCGTTCCCGGCGGGCTCCGCCGAGATGGCGGCCCTCGCCGACTACGAACGGACCTTCGCGGTGCCGCAGGTCGACGCCTACACGTACGCCCGTCCCGAGGTCGGGCTCCAGTACGCGGTCGGCGCCGGCTGGGCCGGCAGCGTGGACGGCGTGCGCGCCGAGGTGACGCCGGCCGGGCTCGCGGGCCCCTTCGGCTACCTGGCCGGGGAGGTCCCCTTCGAGGACAACTCCCCCACCGTGGACGAGTCCTACGCCTACCTGTCGGCGCCCGCGCCGGGCGCCGACTTCGTGCCGTACGTGGAGGCGTCCATACCCGGGCGGTCGTCGAAGGGCTCGCTGGTGGGCGAGTACCGGCACGACGGCCGCCGCGAACTCGTGGTCACCTTCGTCTACAACCGGCACCAGCAGCAGTTCCGGCTGCTGGCCCGCGGCATCGTGGAGTGGATGACCGACGGGGTGCACCTGGGGACGGACCGCAACCACTTCGCGGTGCACGTCGACGACGTCCTCGCCGCCGACGACCGCTGGGACACCGAGCTGAACTGCACCCCCGGCGACGTGGACTGCCCGCCGGGCGAGGGCACGCCGGACCCGATCCGCATGGTCCCGGCCGACGTCGACCACGCCGTCGGCTGGCAGGACCGGCGCGGTTTCACCCTGGACCTGGCCTACAACGCCTTCGGCAGCGTCGACCACCAGGAGGCGAACGGCGGCGCGGACGCGCTCGCCGACCGGTTCGTCGCCGCACGCGACCGGTTCCGCTGGATCAACCACACCTACACGCACGCCTTCCTCGGCTGCCGCCAGGACACCAGCGTGATCCCGTGGACCTGCGCGACCCTCCCCGGCGGCGGCACCGACTGGGTCGGCGAGGACGAGATCTCCGAGGAGATCACCGCCAACCTCGCCTGGGGCGAGGCGGCCCGGCTGCCCCTGCGCGACGACGAACTGGTCACCGGCGAGCACTCCGGTCTGCGGGTCTCCCCGCAGCAGCCCGAGGACAACCCCCACCTGGGTCCCGCCCTCACCGGCAACGGCATCGCCTGGCTCGCCTCGGACCACTCGCGCGACCCCGCCCAGCGCCGGGTCGGCAGCGCCACCACGGTCTCCCGCTATCCGATGAACGTCTTCTACAACGCCGGGCGCGCCGCCGAGCAGGTCGACGAGTACAACTGGATCTACACCAGCCGTGCCCAGGGCGGCAGCGGCATCTGCGAGGACAACCCGGCCACCACCACCTGCCTGCCCGAGCCGCTGGACACCGCGACCGGCTACGCGGAGCACATCGTGCCGCTGGAGACCCGCATCGCGCTCGGGCACGTGCTCTCCAACGATCCGCGGCCCCACTTCATCCACCAGTCGAACCTGGCCGAGGAGCGCATCGCCTACCCGGTCCTCGACGGCGTCCTCGACTCCTACGAGGAACTGTTCGCCGCCGACACCCCCGTGGTGAACCTGCGCATGGCCGACATCGGCACCGAGCTGAGCCGCCGCGCCGCCTGGCGCACCGCGCTCGACGCCGGGCAGGTCACCGCGTACCGGACCGGCGCCTCGGTCACCGTCGAGGCGCCCGGTGGCCTCGCCGTCCCGGCGACCGTGCCCACGGGCACCCTGCACGGCGGCACCGCTTTCGGGAGCGCCTACGCGGGCGCCCGCACCGGCTGGAGCACGGCGGGCGGCACGCCGCTCACGCTGGCGCTGCCCGCTCCGGCCCCGGCGCCGGAGACGGCCGCGCCGGGCGCTGCGGACACGCCGGCGCTCCCCGCGCCGCGCACCCGCGTCCCGCGTGCGGTGAGCGCCCCGGTGCCGTACGGCCCGGCGGGCTGAGCCGCCCCGGCGATCCCGCACACCGGCCGGGCCCGTCGGGGTCCGGCCACCCCTCCCTCGGCCGTGGAGCCCATCGATGCACCCTCCCCACGGCGCGCGGCACCGCGACGCGCCGCGTGTCACCCTGCTCACCGAAGGCACCTATCCGCACAGTCACGGCGGCGTCAGCGTCTGGTGCGACCAGCTCGTGCGCGGCATGCCCGACGTCGGCTTCTCCGTGCTCGCGGTCACCGGTACCGGCCGCGAGCCCCTCGCCTGGGACCTTCCGCCGCACGTCTCCCACGTCACCACGGTGCCGCTGTGGGGGCCCGCGCCGCAGGGCCGTGCGCCCCGGGGCCGCGAGCGGCGCCGGCTCGCCGCGGCCTACGAGCGTTTCCTCGCGGCCCTGCTCGATCCGCGCGCCGAGGACGGGTTCGCACCGGCGCTGTACCGGCTGGCGCACGCCGCGGCGGACGGCCGGCTCGGTCCGTTCCTGCGCGGGGACCGGGCGATCACCGTCCTGACCTCGGTGTGGAACCGGCCCGGCCCGGTCCGCGAGGCCCGGCCCACCCTGCACGACGCGGTCACCGCGACCGGGCTGCTGGAACACGCCCTGCGCCCGCTGGCCGCGCCGGGTCCCCGCGACGGCGTCGCGCACGCGGTCAGCGGCGGGCTCGCGGCCCTGCCGGGGCTGGTGGCCCGGGAGCGGTACGGGGTGCCGCTGCTCCTCACCGAGCACGGCGTCTACCTGCGCGAGCGCTACCTCGGCTACCGCACGGCCGCCTACCGCTGGCCGGTGAAGGCGCTGATGCTGGGCTTCTTCCGGCTGCTGGCCGAGGAGACCTACCGGCGGGCCGCCCTCATCACCCCGGGCAACCGCTACAACCGGCTGTGGGAGGAGCGCGGCGGCGCGGCCCCGGAGGCGATCCGCACCGTCTACAACGGGGTGGACCCGGCCGCGTTCCCGCCCGCCGGGCCCGAACCGGACGCGCCGGTGCTGAGCTGGGCCGGACGGGTCGACCCGATCAAGGACCTGGAGACCCTGATCCGCGCCTTCGCCCTGGTCCGGGCCGAACTCCCCGCGGCCCGGCTGCGGTTGTTCGGCGGTACCCCGCGCGGCGGGGAGGCGTACCGGGAGCGGTGCGAGGCGCTGGCGGCGGAGCTGGGGCACGGCGACGCGGTCGTCTTCGAGGGCCGCGTGGAGGACATCCGGGACGCCTACGCCGCCGGCCGCGTGGTGGTGCTCTCCAGCATCAGCGAGGGCTTCCCCTTCACCCTGATCGAGGCCATGTCCTGCGGCCGGGCGACCGTCTCCACGGACGTGGGCGGGGTCCGCGAGGCGGTCGGCGACACCGGGCTGGTGGTGCCGCCGCGCGATCCGGCAGCGATGGCCGCGGCGGCGCTGGAAGTGCTGCGCGACGCCGGGCGGCGCCGGGCGATGGGCGAGGCGGCCCGGCTGCGGGTCATCGAGCAGTTCACGCTGCGCCACACCATCGACACCTTCCGCGCCGTCTACCTGGAGCTGTCGGCCCCCGCCCCGCCGGCCGCCCCGGGCGCGCGGGTGCCCGGCGTACGGTCGGCGGGCGGCACGCGGGTGGGGAGCGCGGCCGGATGAGCGGACCCATGGCCCTGGAGCCCGGCGGGCCCGGCGGGCCCGGCGGCACCCGGGAGGACGCCCTCTCGCCGCGGCTCGCCGACGCGCGCACCCTCACCCTGGCGCTGCCCGGCGGCGGTCCGCG
This genomic window contains:
- a CDS encoding DUF4126 family protein, giving the protein MSRPVRALSGAALIGAAGGLRSTWGAAALSWTAGAAAGPPGEPPWLARPAARGLLLAAAAGEFVADKNPATPSRLQPAGLVPRLVFGALTGAAVALRHGPPATPTDPEPPLSPVAGAVGAGAALAAALAGARWRTTGPRRRRSAAPVAAAVEDVVAAALALAACALCTPGTPARHFGPDEETARPPSGDGAPGDMAD
- a CDS encoding discoidin domain-containing protein translates to MRLRALGVALAATAALVALPSPSPATAAETPLSQGRPATSSSAENAGTPASAAVDGDLSTRWSSAPLDDQWLQVDLGATASVTRVVLEWEAAYGKDYTIQLSPDGSTWSDARTVTGGDGGTDTLDVSGQGRYVRMLGVHRATSWGYSLWEFQVFGSFGGTAPDGCDAADAARGRPASASSTENAGTPASAAFDGDPATRWSSRASDPQWLRVDLGSVRDLCRVDLDWEAAYGKDFRIEASSDGNSWQTLRAVTGATGGKASYDVSGSGRYVRIHGTARGTAYGYSLWEMAVRTGTTGTPPVQGGGDLGPNVIVVDPSTPGLQQKFDQVFARQEAAHFGSGRYQFLLKPGTYHDINAQLGFYTSVSGLGLNPDDTQINGDITVDAGWFNGNATQNFWRSAENLAIRPVNGTDRWAVAQAAPFRRMHVQGGLNLAPDGYGWASGGYIADSKIDGTVGPYSQQQWYTRDSAVGGWTNGVWNMTFTGVQGAPATDFDTGPYTTLDTTPISREKPFLYLDGSEYKVFVPAKRTHARGVSWPANAGGHSLPLSQFYVVKPGATATTINAALAQGLHLLFTPGVYHLDRTIEVNRADTVVLGLGLATIVPDGGVDAMHVADVDGVRLAGFLIDAGPVNSDTLLRIGTPGASADHSANPTSMQDVFVRIGGAGPGRATHSVVIESDDVLVDHTWIWRADHGAGVGWDTNRADYGMLVKGDDVLVTGLFVEHFNKYDVVWSGERGRTIFFQNEKAYDVPNAAAVTHDGIVGYAAYKVADSVQRHEAWALGSYCNFTSDPSIVQHHGFQVPVRPGITMRHLMVISLGGMGQYAHVINDTGAPTSGPDTIPSKVTRFP
- a CDS encoding DUF2267 domain-containing protein, whose protein sequence is MRHDEMIGKVQSLARLPGRGPAERATLAVLTTLSERLPSGLAGHVAAQLPPELAAPMRQAADSPGDGHDRPASGRFGLTTFAGRVAGRAGTDEDAAVRESAAVLEVLDAAVSPELMEKVAGALPTDIRELLPVGRARDDTG
- the pelF gene encoding GT4 family glycosyltransferase PelF, coding for MHPPHGARHRDAPRVTLLTEGTYPHSHGGVSVWCDQLVRGMPDVGFSVLAVTGTGREPLAWDLPPHVSHVTTVPLWGPAPQGRAPRGRERRRLAAAYERFLAALLDPRAEDGFAPALYRLAHAAADGRLGPFLRGDRAITVLTSVWNRPGPVREARPTLHDAVTATGLLEHALRPLAAPGPRDGVAHAVSGGLAALPGLVARERYGVPLLLTEHGVYLRERYLGYRTAAYRWPVKALMLGFFRLLAEETYRRAALITPGNRYNRLWEERGGAAPEAIRTVYNGVDPAAFPPAGPEPDAPVLSWAGRVDPIKDLETLIRAFALVRAELPAARLRLFGGTPRGGEAYRERCEALAAELGHGDAVVFEGRVEDIRDAYAAGRVVVLSSISEGFPFTLIEAMSCGRATVSTDVGGVREAVGDTGLVVPPRDPAAMAAAALEVLRDAGRRRAMGEAARLRVIEQFTLRHTIDTFRAVYLELSAPAPPAAPGARVPGVRSAGGTRVGSAAG